The nucleotide sequence AAGGAAGTCTGAGCTGGAGATGTCGGCAGAGATTGGCGAATGGAGCACTCTCATTTCTCTGATAAGGAACTGGGCCTGAGAGGTGAAATGATTTCTCCGTGGCCAAAGGGCAGAGTATTGTGACTTCCAGGCCTGTGGCTTCACGGCCATCATaccctgagagagagagagagagagagagaaagagagagagaggaaagagagagagagagagagagagagagagaagagagagagagaagagagagatgacTTTTCAAACTTAGTATATTGGATCTAAAAGTCTAGATTTCTGATCCTCTTGAAACAAATCACTGAGCGCAATTCCCACATGGGCAACAGTGAGCCCAAACCCCTCCACGGCAGTGATTAGTGATTGCCGGGGCTGAGCCTGAGCACCCCTTTCAGCCAGACTGTACCTGTCCCGCCAGGTTACCAGGACACCATGCTCTCATAGGAGCTCCCTCAGCTCACTGGGGTTACCTGCCTAGCCCCTGCCCACACGTGAGTTTCTGATCCCTGACCTAAAGTTTTGTTCTGCCGATGGGTTATAATGGTCAGAAGTGGTCTCAGGACCACAGAAGGGGATCCTGTCACTGGTGTTCAGGGAACGCGGGGAAGTCCCACTGGAATATGATGAGCGTGACAGACCTTTTCTCAAGGAAAATGGTTTTGTGTACCTCTGAAAAACCATGCCTGTGATCGCAGGCTGCACACTGCCTCCCTGGAGCTTAGCGGCATGGGAACCCCAGGTTAAGAATCTCTCCTCTAGAAGACAAAGAAGGGATCCGACCTTTAGCAATAGCAAAGCCATGTGTGCTGTGCAAGAACTATAGCAATTTATACTACTAGCAGGTACATGGGCACTTGCTTTGAATCATCTCCTTCAATTTACCCAATAACCTTGTGGGATACATGCAATTATTAGCGTCTTTTATAGATCTGAAAACTGAAGCACTCAGCTTCTACGTAACTTCTGCAAGTGACAGAACTGAGCCTCAAATCTAGATCTTCCCGGTGTGTATTTGTAACCATTCAACTCCAAGCGTAGAGGTCAATGGACCAGTAGCAAATACCAGTTGCAACGTATTGAGCAAAGCTAATGCCAGACATTGGGCGTAGCTGACCTTGAAGCCTCTCAAGGCAGACGCCCCCATGCCCAGGCTCAAACAGCAAAGCTCGTTTAAGTAGAGGGGTCTCCATGGGAGCCACTGATGTCTCCTTTTCCCTTGGCAGGCCACCCACAAGGCTGTGCTGGATGTCAGCGAAGAGGGTACTGAGGCCGTAGCAGCTAGCGCCACCAAGCTCGTAGTCCGGTCGAAGGATGGCCCCTCTCACCACACCGTCTCTTTCAATAGGACCTTCCTGATGGTGATTATGAATGAAGCCACAGAGAGTATTCTCTTTCTAGGGAAAGTTGAAAACCCTACTAAGTCCTAGGTGGCAAATGGCCTGTTGACTGACTGCACATTGCTAACACACAGGGAATAGCACACCACGGGCCTCTCCTTATTCTGAGGGTCCTCCTGACTCCAGCAGAGTTGGAAGGTTCAACATGGAACCGTCAGCAGAGACCCCAGTCACAAGCCAAGGCCCATTAACACCAGTCGGTGCCCCTTTCCTCAAACTCTCCCAGGTCTCTGGCTTCATGGACTGGGCTCACGTATTGCCATTCCTTGAAACTCCTGGGACTGTTAACATGTAGGTCAGGCACCTTTCTTGCAGAATTACAGCAATAAAGTCAATAAAACTACAATGTGAATTCAGCTAGCAACAGGGCTCCCACGTACCTACAGGGTCTTAATCCGAACATGATTTATTAGCAAACTCAAAGTGGCTGGGTTGTCACCCAGTGACATTTCAGCGGCTGCATGAATTTGTTCAATGAaaacttattgagcacctaatatgtgCAGGGAGTGAATTAAGTGGACATGATCCCTGGCCTGTTGGGGCTAACTGGGGACACGGACTACCCAGCAACAACAATAAACCAAACTTTCAAATCCACGTGGTTGTGACAGATTGGGATAAGTGCCGGGGGAGCACCGGGTGAGACggttgaaagagagagaggaagggggaaagcGAGGCTTTCATGGGTGTGGAGCCGTGAGTCGGGCATGAGCGGGTGTgttggagggacagagggaggcccTTGTGGCTGGAGCTTCGCCGTCACAGATGGAAGAAAAGAGGTGGAAACAAGGACACGGGCACAGGGAGCTCAGGTGGGGTGGGGCATTCTTGGCCAAGGAGGGCAGTCTGAGTTTGGCGGGGAGCACCAGAAAACCCATTGACAACTGCTGACGTATGGGCCTCGACGGTCTCCCTGGGTATCTGGGCACGGTCCCATCTCAGCGGGGCTGGCTGCCTTCCTGACGCTGACATCGCCACgcgtgcacgcgcacacacacggacacacacacgcAGCACCCCACCCTGGGtgctcagcctcctccctgctggcTGTAGTGGCAATGGTCTGGCTCCCTTACTCTGGGTGCTAAGAGCAGCCACGCCAGCGCCAAGGCAGAGGCAGCTCATGGCCTTTGCAGCaacttcctccctcctcactgcCAGATGGGCACTTGCCggctccttcctcctcagcctccttacTGAGAATgtcccctgcagcctccagggGAGCCTGCGCTCCCATCAGGTCCAAAGACCCTGCACCTGCCCCTCACACTGGCAAAGACCTTGAGCCCAACCCCCACAGCCCCCCACACTGCCACCTTACAGACAGCAGCACTGAGacaaaaagagcaaaaacaaCCATCCCAGGCCCCTGGGGCAGGATGAGAACCAAAGCCCAGTTACTGGGGACTGTGACTCTGACTCTCCCATGACGTGGCCTGTTCCGAGTTCTGCTGCCCTCGGCCGCCAAGTGGAGACTGCTCCTCTCCAGGGCGCACACTGGCTGGACACGGCTCCAGGCACACGCAGGTTCCCAAGAGCAGACAGGACGCCCACGGCAGCGGGAGGAGATGGCAGGCGTGAAGAACTGACTGCCGGCACTTTGGTTGCTCCCAGCTAGCTCTTCTAGGAAGTATCGGGAGCCCCCGTGGTGAGGGGTGGGTGAGGGCTGTTGGCACCCCACCTTGCTCCCAGGTGGCACCTTGCAGGGGCAGCAAGCCTCAGGTGTCTCCTGCTGCCCATTCCGGCTTGCGTTAACAAGCCTGCATGAGAACCGCCGTCGAACATGGTCTGTGGGCTTGGTGAGCTCCGGAATCCATTTCTGAGATAAGACGTACCTGGCATTTTGTTTCGAAATTCGTTTTAGTCCTGTGTGGCGAGATGGCAGACACAGAGACAACTGCCCTTGGAGGAAGAGGTTACTCCTTGGAGGACCCAAGAGGAGGGGCACGTCCACCACACAGGGCCAcacggggcggggagggggggaggcagGCGGGAGGAGCACAGGGGAAGGCCTGCAAGCCTTCAGGGGTGGGAGTAGTTAGGTGGGGACATCGTCGCCTTGGGCAGGAAGCGAGACACAGAGGGCGGGGCTTGCGGTGGGAAGGTTTGTGAAACTGCGAAGACACAGAGATGGCGTGACCCTAATCGTCTGTGCCCATGAGTTTGGCCCAAGATTTCAAGATGCAAAATCATGAGTCACAGAATATCAAGAATGATCTTTACAGCATTATAGGAAGGTTCCGCCCTCCTCATAGTGAGCAAGTTACTGAACCTGGCAGAGCCTCGGTTTCCCGCCTGTCTGTGCCCctctcatgttcttttttttttttttttttaagactgtctAAAggtactatcttttttttttttttttttttttaagactgtctAAAGGTACTACCCTCTCATGTTCTTATCGTGAGGGTGACCAGCTAAGAACACAGCCGGGATGGCACAAAGCTCCatgcaggcagcagcagcagcgaccTTGCCACCAGCCCGCCGCCATCACCGTCACCAGAACACCCCCAAACCCGGCCGGATCCCCAATCGCAGTGCGCTCCTCTGTTTGCGGGACTGGCAGCCCGGCACACGCTCTGAGGAAAAGATCCCTTCCTGTTCCCTACGCGTTGTCTTCACACCAGTTCCAGGAATTGCCCTGACAAATATTGACCAGGCTGCCGTGACCTCCGAACACCGTTTCCCTGTGGGTAGGAGGGACGCGGTGCTGAGGACCCAGGCCCCGCTCGTAGGTGACTCTGCTCCATGAGTACTGTGCCTGTGCCCAGACGCAGGCAGGGACagggctcccctccctcccccctccccctctccctcccccctcccccgctggcTTTGGTGGCAGGGATGACAAAAGTAGGTCTCCTGAAGACAAAAATGCAGCTGTGCACTGCCTCTGAATCCTGAAGGAGGAACCTCAGGTTCTCAATCACTTTTTATGGAAAATGTGGCCTTCAGGAGTTTTGAGAGGGCCCCCCCAAGTATTCCTGGCAGTTAGgcgaaaagaaaaacaaaaaaaacccagaacaaTACAACCCAAAGCAAAATGACAATGTTGCTGTAGCAAATTTACCAGAAGCTCAGTTATGTGGAAAGGGCTGTGCTTAGGAGCCCTGCTCTGGAACCTGAACCTTACCCTGCCTCTCGCAGGTGCAGGTGTGTGTCCTGACGCTGAGTCAGTTGTCCCAGGTGTAGAGCGGGATGATAAGATAACCCTAAGGCTTAAGGCTCTCAGAGGATCAAACTAAGGAAGATAAAGCTAGTGCTTCTCAACAAAGGCACTGCCGGTAGTTGGGTGGGTCATTGCAGGTGGCTGCTGGGGCATTTCAAGAGCTTTGGGCTGCCCGATCCTCCCCCACTGACCTCCTTCTCCCCCACTGACCCCCGGTATCACCCCTCCTCCAGTCCTTGAGATGATCTGAATTACCACCCCCTTACACACCCCTCCCTCACTTTTGTTGGGAGCCAGTGATAAAATAGATCTAATATCCCCATCACTTAACAAACTCTTAATAAGTGAGATTATAATTCATGCATAACGTTCTTAATTTTCCCCTAGgatctttctggaaaaaaaaggattaataaaGAAATTGGATAACATTACACACAGCTGTGgtagaaagggaagaaaactGGTGCCTTTAACACTTTATATGTTGTATAATCCTCACACGCCCCTCCCCCCCGGGGGGAGGCCTTACCGACTGGACTGCACGTTGCAATGTCAGAGAGGTTCCTTTGCACAGTGTCACACAGCGAGTTACTGCAGAGCCTtgattcaaacccaggccccTGACTTACAATTCGGTCCCCTGTGGGAAACAGATCCTTCTGCAATCTGGAGGTCCTTGGAGTGCAGCTCGATAGAAAATGGTGTTGAATTCAATAGGATAAAAAGAATACACTAGAAATAGTTTCATCACAGCTGCTTTCTTATTTTACCCAGGGGCagaccaatttttaaattgtttttcatcttcccaaTTGTCCAGCAGAAAGCATATCCAAAGTGTAAGGAAACTGTCATTAAGCGAGCCCACACTGAGCTGTGCTGGAGGAGGGAGGACGTGGCCTTGGGGACGTCAGTGCCCACGGGACTTTGACCAGCAAACAGGTTTCCACACGACAGATAATGAGGCTGCATTTGTCCCTCGCTTCAGCTGGCCTTTGGGTTTGGTGAGGTATTTAGGACACCCAGAGCTATAAACTATCTGCAAAAATATGATCTCTCCTGCCCCGTCATGGCACTTGTAATGGATCCAGAAGTCACAGATTTGGACAAAAAACATTAAAGGTGCCAGTTAAGATATAGATGTTATCAGGACAAACTAAAAGCAAGGATGGGGTGGCCAGCAGTGCACGGCCACTGTGTTAGGGATATGTGGCACAAAGCaagttggcagggttggttccttgtGGGGGCTGTGAGGGAGGGTTTGTCCCACGTCTCCCTCCTAGTTTGCTGGCAATCTTCGGCATTCCTTGGCTTCTAGCCGATCACCCTggtctctgccttcctcttcacATGGTATCCTCCCCGTGGGCATGTCTGTGCCCAAATTTCCTTCCTTATAGGGAcgccagtcatattggattaggagcCTTCTCcagtgacctcatcttaactaatgaCATCTGAAATTATCTTACTTTCAAACAAAATTACACTCTGAAGTACTAGGGGTTGGGAGTTCAGCATGTGAGTCTTGGGCAGACACGATTCAACACACAGCAGATAACTTCCCTACACCCACATTGACAAATCCAGAGGTCTCAGCAGCTGCCTAATGGCCATGCCTAGGGCCGAGGAAGGCCCAGCATTACTCAATGGCAGAGCATCTGGAACGTTTGCTCCGTACCATTCTTCTTGATTTGTAATCccatatatatttgcttatttagcTACTGAGTGTCACCTAAACTAGTGTCAGCAAGGCCCTAAGCTTTATGAGATCAAGAATTATGTTTACTTCCTTCCCCTACTGGTTACCGAGGACCTAGTGCATTCCTTGGACTGCATAGACACTTGACAGTTAATGAATGATTAACTTTCATTGAAAAGTCATTGAAGGAAtaactggaaaaaagaaagaaaagagaggaaggaaggaagggagggagggaggaggagggaggaggaaggaaggaaggaaggaaggaaggaaggaaggcaggctaTGGAAGTTGTTTTGTTTATAGCCCAGAGTCCTTTGCACAAAAAATCTTGGAGCCCAATCAATATGCAAAGCAGATAAAGGCTGCTGCCCTGACTGAAGTCTTGGAGGAAGGTGTCCAGAGTCCTAACCACTCATCCACCACCCTGTCCTCTGCAGTGCCCCTCATAGTACCCTGGTGAGGTACAGTGTGAACGGTGGGGTTTGTTGTACAAGCAATGGAGAACCGTGTGTTATTTATGAAGAAGGCTGACATGTTCACcctcttattttcagagaatggGGCCAGCTTGGCTGTGGCTGCTGGGAGCAGGAATCCTGGCCTCTGTCCAGTGTCAGCCCCTTCCTGCCCATGGAGAAAAGAGTCTTGGGGGCCTGCAGCCCTCCAGCCACCAGCTCTCAGAGCCAGCTCCTGCCTACCACAAAATCACGCCCACCATTACCAACTTCGCCCTGCGTTTGTATAAGCAGCTGGCAGCAGACAGCCCCGGCAATGTCTTCTTCTCCCCGGTGAGCATCGCTGCCACTCTGGCCCTGCTTTCTCTTGGGGCCCAGGCTAACACCTCGACCCAGATCCTGGAGGGCCTCGGCTTCAACCTCACAGAAACCCCAGAGGCCGACATCCACCGGGGCTTCCAGAGCCTCATCCGCACCCTGGACCTGCCCAGCCCCAAACTGGAACTAAAGGTCGGCAGCTCCCTGTTCCTCGACAAGCAGCTAAAGCCTCAGCAGCAGTTTTTGGACAGCATCAAGGAGCTGTATGGAGCTTTTGCCTTTTCTGCCAACTTCACGGATTCTGTCACAACCGGGAGGCAGATTAATGAGTACGTGAGGAAGCAAACATACGGGCAAATCGAGGACTGCCTGCAGGAGTTCAAGCAGGACACGCTCATGGTTCTCTCCAATTACATCTTCTTCAAAGGTGAGGGCTGACTTGGGGCTATCGCCACCTCCGCCGCAAGTGCATGCTGCGATTGCAGAGACAGCCAACAGGTTCCTTGCTAGCCTCTCGGGAGGACCTATGAATAGAGTTTTTCCACCCTTGTGTAGCTCAAGTCCCATGTGGGTCGGGAATATGTAAAGAGGCAGTGTAGCTCAGCGGGCAGTGATGCTCCTCTTGGGTGGGAATGGGTGTCACAAGGCTCTGAAAGCAAACACCCACCAAGActtggggaggagggaagctTCCTGGGGAAAAAGCCACCTAGGCTCAGACATGAAGAATGAGTCACATCTACTCAGATGAAGAGTCTTGGGAGAAGAAGGCAAATTCAAATGGAAAACAATAGCATGTATAAATGTCCAGGGAAAGAGAAACCATTGtattttcaaagaactgaaaCGAACTTAGTGGGGCTGAAACATCAGACATGATGGAGGATGCCCGGAGGGAGGCCCGGGGTTGTGGTGCAGAGAGAAGCGAGGCCGTGCTGAGCACCCTACACTTTATCCAGGGAATCTCAGAATTGCCAAAGAGCCTTAAGCATGAAGGAAAATGATCACATCTGTTTCAGGAAGATCAGTCTGGCCACAATttagaacaggcatcctcaaactgtggcccacgggccacatgcagccagctgaggacatttatctggcccactgggtgtttgtgccaccgctgcctgtcctgcttagcagccgacttgtcccgggcccacagtgcgcatgtgtggaatgtgcaccgtaCTCTctaatggccctccaacggtctgagggacagtgaactggccccctgtttaaaaagtttgaggacccctgatttagaagATGGTTTGGAGGGGAGaaaaggtgggagaggagagacaggaggTTCTCAAAGTGGTCCAAAGTAAGTTGCAATGGTGGCCCTGAGTAACATTGTGGCTTTGGAGGTAGAATCAGCTATGCTTGGTCATTGACTGGATTGGTGTGGGCATGGGGGGAGGATGACCAGCTACCCCCAACCCTGCCCGTCATCGAGACCAGTGCTCACCACAGGTGGTTGTGGGGAAGATTGTAAGAGGTAAGAGGGAAGACACTACGCTGTGGACGTGACTGTGACGTTTCTAACTACAATGTACGGGCTTTTGTATTGTGCATTCCATTTTATCAACtacattctttctcctttttcagttTGAGGATTGAGGAGTTGATAGGGTGTGAAGGAAGAAGCTCTTGAGCTTCTCTGCTGAAGGTTGTGTTCTGGAGGGAGCTTGGCTGAGTTTTCCAAATGACCTGAGCCGTGGGGTCAGAGTCAGGTCACCCACCCCAGCTCAGCCATTTCACAGCTCTGAAAACTGGGATGTTTAAATAAATTCACAAAGACTCAGCTTGCTCACTCCTAATATGGGGATAATAACACTTGTTTGTTATTAGCATTTGTGATGATTAACAGAGATAATACCTTGCACGTGGAAGGTGCTTAGTAAAAGGGAATAACATTCGGCTTCTCAAAGGCTAAGTTCctctgaaatgaaacaaaatcataGTTCCTTAGGGCTCAAACCGTGGAGACTTGCTCTAGTGGCTGAGCCAGGCCTAGATTCTAGCCTCGTAGTTCTGTATCCGCACCACGCCCTTGCCTCATGCTTACTATACCCAAGAGGAAGTCATCCGACCAGTGTGGCTCTGTGTCCGTCTGC is from Microcebus murinus isolate Inina chromosome 6, M.murinus_Inina_mat1.0, whole genome shotgun sequence and encodes:
- the LOC105856773 gene encoding serpin A11; translated protein: MGPAWLWLLGAGILASVQCQPLPAHGEKSLGGLQPSSHQLSEPAPAYHKITPTITNFALRLYKQLAADSPGNVFFSPVSIAATLALLSLGAQANTSTQILEGLGFNLTETPEADIHRGFQSLIRTLDLPSPKLELKVGSSLFLDKQLKPQQQFLDSIKELYGAFAFSANFTDSVTTGRQINEYVRKQTYGQIEDCLQEFKQDTLMVLSNYIFFKAKWKHPFHRYQTQKQESFFVDERTSLQVPMMHQKEMHRFLYDQEVACTVLQIEYSGNALALLILPDPGKMRQVEAALQPETLRKWGQLFLPSLLDLHLPRFSIAGTYNLEEVLPRIGLANIFNSEADLSGLTGQLNRTISRVSHKAAVAMNEKGTEAAAASGLLSQPPALNATSAPPAHFSRPFLLLLWEVTTQSLLFLGKVVNPAAR